One stretch of Pyxidicoccus trucidator DNA includes these proteins:
- a CDS encoding ABC transporter ATP-binding protein has protein sequence MSVQPVLSVLRRAAPRAALVVIACQLVAGAATTWGLLLTTSVLGQLLSGGSGAERLEAALPALLLLGGVQAVRMGMETATSVSRAYLIPRVFRAAEEDLLRVSLQADLASFDDPGFYDRLHRARDRGVMHLEGATTCLVEALRAAFSVCGAVLALLWLHPLLLPLLGVALLPQGWAVLHAARLQYSGMAMTVSLTRQVHMMAELATQRESAPEIRTNQAQDYVLAEYQHSAVALQDHLVRLGIAEARSTAFGQMLSGIGLVATFVALGMMLQARWLELAVAGTAVIAVRSASAALTLFMQMAHSLFEKGLYISDYREFIEQSSQRARPVTGVKAPENPGRIELHGVGFHYPGQEGRQALRDVSLTIEAGQSIALVGENGSGKTTLAKLIAGLYPPTSGRITWDGIDLREMSPDSLADRVVMVLQDPIRWPRSARDNVRLGRHQRVDPDSRFLLQSAEQSRALEVVESLPQGWDTLLSRQFRGGLDLSGGQWQRLAVARGLYRDAPLVIWDEPTAPLDARAEHAVYESLRQLARNRTVLLITHRLASVRNADRIYFLERGSVVEQGRHEELMKLDGRYAELYRLQTRLHGLDEEPH, from the coding sequence ATGTCCGTCCAGCCGGTGCTGTCCGTGCTGCGCCGCGCCGCGCCCCGGGCCGCGCTCGTCGTCATCGCCTGCCAGCTGGTCGCCGGAGCGGCCACCACGTGGGGCCTGCTGCTGACCACGAGTGTGCTCGGACAGCTCCTGTCCGGAGGCTCGGGTGCGGAGCGGCTGGAGGCAGCCCTCCCCGCCCTGCTCCTGCTGGGCGGCGTGCAGGCGGTACGGATGGGCATGGAGACGGCCACCTCCGTGTCCCGCGCGTACCTGATCCCCCGCGTGTTCCGGGCCGCCGAGGAGGACCTCCTCCGGGTCAGCCTCCAGGCGGACCTGGCGTCCTTCGACGACCCCGGCTTCTACGACCGGCTGCACCGCGCTCGCGACCGGGGCGTCATGCATCTGGAGGGCGCCACGACATGCCTCGTCGAGGCGCTCCGGGCCGCGTTCTCGGTGTGCGGCGCGGTCCTCGCGCTGCTCTGGCTCCACCCGCTGCTGCTGCCCCTCCTGGGGGTCGCCCTGCTGCCACAGGGCTGGGCGGTGCTCCACGCGGCGAGGCTGCAGTACTCCGGCATGGCGATGACTGTCTCGCTCACGCGCCAGGTCCACATGATGGCGGAGCTCGCGACCCAGCGGGAGTCCGCGCCGGAGATTCGCACCAACCAGGCCCAGGACTACGTGCTCGCCGAGTACCAGCACAGCGCCGTGGCGCTGCAGGACCACCTGGTCCGCCTGGGCATCGCCGAGGCGAGGTCCACCGCGTTCGGGCAGATGCTGTCCGGCATCGGCCTGGTCGCGACCTTCGTCGCGCTGGGGATGATGCTGCAAGCGCGGTGGCTGGAGCTGGCCGTCGCCGGCACGGCGGTCATCGCGGTCCGGAGCGCGAGCGCGGCGCTCACCCTGTTCATGCAGATGGCGCACAGCCTGTTCGAGAAGGGCCTGTACATCAGCGACTACCGCGAGTTCATCGAGCAGTCCTCGCAGCGGGCCCGCCCCGTCACCGGGGTGAAGGCTCCGGAGAACCCGGGGCGCATCGAGCTGCACGGCGTCGGCTTCCACTATCCGGGCCAGGAGGGCCGGCAGGCACTCCGCGACGTCTCCCTCACCATCGAAGCCGGCCAGAGCATCGCCCTCGTCGGGGAGAATGGCTCGGGCAAGACGACGCTGGCCAAGCTGATAGCCGGGCTCTACCCGCCGACCTCGGGCCGCATCACCTGGGATGGCATCGACCTGCGGGAGATGTCACCCGACAGCCTCGCCGACCGGGTGGTCATGGTGCTGCAGGACCCCATTCGCTGGCCTCGCAGCGCCCGGGACAACGTCCGTCTTGGCCGTCACCAGCGGGTGGACCCCGATTCCCGCTTCCTGCTCCAGTCCGCCGAGCAGTCGCGCGCCCTCGAAGTCGTGGAGAGCCTGCCCCAGGGCTGGGACACCCTCCTCTCGCGCCAGTTCCGGGGCGGCCTGGACCTCTCTGGCGGGCAGTGGCAGCGGCTCGCCGTGGCGCGTGGCCTGTACCGGGATGCTCCGCTGGTCATCTGGGACGAGCCGACGGCGCCCCTCGACGCCAGGGCCGAGCATGCCGTCTACGAGTCGCTGCGGCAGCTGGCCCGCAACCGCACCGTGCTGCTCATCACCCACCGGCTGGCCAGCGTCCGCAACGCCGACCGCATCTACTTCCTGGAGCGCGGGTCCGTGGTCGAGCAGGGGCGCCACGAGGAGCTGATGAAGCTGGACGGGCGCTATGCCGAGCTCTATCGCCTCCAGACGCGGCTGCATGGATTGGATGAAGAACCCCACTGA
- a CDS encoding FAD-binding oxidoreductase, producing MKTSTEAEARSQDVDWAPLRGALRGAVILPGDERLLLASKQFAAGRPLAPPQALVCCQDTADVQRTLEFLLRHELPFSVRSGGHCFADLSTSAAVVVDLSELNPVEPREGVTVVGPGARSCDVSKRLASVGRVVPTGGCPWVAIGGLALVGGFGFLGRRHGLTTDQVERMRVVCADGRVLQVSADEAPDLFWALRGAGTGGFGIVTELTLRTAPLEALTVVNGRWALTEAAALMELWQRHAPEAEADVNLELGLVAPDDPELPCGVELFGVILGDEASAANHLSALERHLGPLASGLRTWRLPPAEAADYLVGLLDHETAPAWLPSLPYRQTGYQFTRSNFFDEPLGPEAIRACVEQFQADRRYAQHRELELIPWGGAYARANGRSSFIHRKARMMIRHTTVVGARSSEELREHAREWVDGSQATVRRHANGHVYQGYADLRLDDPHRAYYGDSLPRLQRLKHQYDPRNVFRHAQSLPVP from the coding sequence ATGAAGACCTCGACTGAAGCCGAAGCGCGCAGCCAGGACGTGGACTGGGCCCCGCTCCGAGGGGCCCTCCGGGGCGCGGTGATTCTTCCGGGGGATGAGCGACTGCTCCTGGCGAGCAAGCAGTTCGCGGCCGGACGACCGTTGGCGCCTCCCCAGGCCCTGGTGTGCTGCCAGGACACCGCGGACGTCCAACGCACGCTGGAGTTCCTCCTCCGGCACGAGCTGCCCTTCTCGGTGCGAAGCGGAGGGCACTGCTTCGCCGACCTGTCCACCAGCGCGGCGGTCGTCGTCGACCTCTCGGAGCTCAACCCGGTCGAGCCCCGCGAGGGCGTCACCGTGGTTGGCCCGGGCGCCCGCTCCTGCGACGTCAGCAAGCGCCTGGCCTCCGTGGGCCGTGTCGTGCCCACCGGCGGCTGTCCCTGGGTCGCCATCGGCGGCCTCGCGCTCGTCGGGGGCTTCGGCTTCCTCGGGCGCCGCCACGGGCTCACCACCGACCAGGTTGAGCGCATGCGGGTGGTCTGCGCCGACGGCCGCGTGCTCCAGGTCAGCGCGGACGAGGCGCCGGACCTCTTCTGGGCGCTTCGCGGCGCCGGCACCGGCGGCTTCGGCATCGTCACCGAGCTGACGCTGCGCACGGCTCCCCTGGAGGCGCTCACCGTCGTCAACGGCAGGTGGGCGCTGACAGAGGCCGCCGCGTTGATGGAGCTCTGGCAACGGCACGCCCCCGAGGCGGAGGCAGACGTCAATCTGGAGCTTGGCCTCGTCGCGCCGGACGACCCGGAGCTGCCGTGCGGCGTGGAGCTCTTCGGCGTCATCCTCGGCGACGAGGCGAGCGCCGCGAACCACCTGTCGGCGCTGGAGCGCCACCTTGGGCCGCTGGCCTCGGGCCTGCGCACGTGGCGCCTTCCGCCAGCGGAGGCGGCAGACTACCTCGTCGGACTCCTCGACCACGAGACGGCCCCGGCGTGGCTGCCCAGCCTTCCCTACAGACAAACGGGCTACCAGTTCACCCGCTCCAACTTCTTCGATGAGCCCCTGGGCCCGGAGGCCATCCGGGCGTGCGTCGAGCAGTTCCAGGCGGACCGCCGCTATGCGCAGCACCGCGAGCTCGAGCTCATCCCCTGGGGAGGCGCGTATGCGCGCGCCAACGGGCGCTCCAGCTTCATCCACCGGAAGGCGCGCATGATGATTCGCCACACCACGGTGGTGGGCGCCCGGTCGTCGGAAGAGCTGCGCGAGCATGCACGCGAGTGGGTGGATGGCTCGCAGGCCACGGTGCGCCGTCACGCCAATGGCCATGTCTACCAGGGCTACGCGGACCTGCGGCTGGACGACCCGCACCGCGCCTATTACGGGGACAGCCTTCCGCGCCTGCAGCGCCTCAAGCACCAGTACGACCCGCGCAACGTCTTCCGTCACGCCCAGAGCCTCCCCGTTCCGTGA
- a CDS encoding SGNH/GDSL hydrolase family protein, giving the protein MNWWKAVLGFGLCVSMTACRAPLRSPEGSADANGVPSASRDAGNPSEDALMWVTVPASDSRLQYTGRLYRSGAGVVFSHPGVTIRARFRGDAVRMRLNDAGAGGDATTNYFDVSIDGGPPTPLAVRSSQPLYTLATGLAVGSHTLEIVKRTETSVGHSEFVALEVHGQLEDPPPRPGLRMEMVGDSITCGYGSEVSLIPDSPSWMAPVFTSKNENPRLSYGWLTARSLGAELVTVCYSGHGVYRNLDMSTSELLPALYELAVPGHPVAWDFARYSPDVIVINAGTNDAFAGSGTAGFLPDETAFKTEYRRFLARLRALHPSARIVCTLGSMTDGYKQQEQNGAVTSVHVGEWITELVAERNRAGDARVYRHLMAVQLPEVDGVGEDWHPSASTHQKMAEALTRFLRETVLR; this is encoded by the coding sequence ATGAACTGGTGGAAAGCGGTACTCGGCTTCGGACTCTGCGTGTCGATGACGGCATGCAGGGCGCCCCTGCGCTCACCGGAAGGCAGCGCCGACGCCAACGGGGTACCGAGCGCCTCCCGCGATGCCGGGAATCCGTCCGAGGACGCGCTGATGTGGGTGACTGTGCCGGCGTCCGACTCGCGGCTGCAATACACGGGGCGGCTGTACCGCTCCGGCGCCGGAGTCGTGTTCTCCCATCCCGGCGTGACGATTCGCGCCCGTTTCCGGGGCGACGCGGTGCGGATGCGGCTCAATGACGCTGGGGCCGGTGGCGACGCGACCACGAACTACTTCGACGTGAGCATCGACGGCGGGCCGCCGACGCCGCTCGCGGTCCGGAGCAGCCAGCCCCTCTACACGCTGGCCACGGGGCTCGCGGTGGGCAGCCACACGCTCGAAATCGTCAAGCGCACGGAGACCTCCGTGGGCCACAGCGAGTTCGTGGCGCTGGAGGTCCATGGACAGCTCGAAGACCCGCCGCCGAGGCCCGGACTGCGGATGGAGATGGTCGGCGACTCCATCACCTGCGGCTACGGCAGCGAGGTTTCGCTCATCCCGGATTCACCCTCCTGGATGGCGCCGGTCTTCACGTCGAAGAACGAGAACCCCCGGCTGAGCTATGGCTGGCTCACGGCCAGGAGCCTGGGCGCGGAGCTGGTGACCGTCTGTTATTCGGGGCACGGGGTGTACCGCAACCTGGACATGTCGACGTCGGAGTTGCTGCCAGCGCTCTACGAGCTCGCGGTGCCAGGGCATCCCGTCGCCTGGGACTTCGCGCGCTACTCGCCCGATGTAATTGTCATCAACGCCGGTACCAACGACGCCTTCGCCGGCAGCGGCACCGCCGGGTTCCTCCCCGACGAGACGGCGTTCAAGACGGAGTACCGGAGGTTCCTCGCGAGGCTTCGTGCACTGCACCCGAGCGCACGCATCGTGTGCACCCTGGGCAGCATGACGGACGGCTACAAGCAGCAGGAACAGAATGGCGCCGTGACGTCCGTGCACGTCGGCGAGTGGATTACCGAGTTGGTGGCGGAGCGCAATCGCGCGGGGGATGCCCGCGTCTATCGCCACCTGATGGCCGTGCAGCTTCCCGAGGTCGATGGCGTCGGTGAGGACTGGCATCCGTCGGCCTCCACGCACCAGAAGATGGCGGAGGCGTTGACGCGGTTCCTCCGGGAGACAGTGCTTCGCTGA
- a CDS encoding DUF4091 domain-containing protein, with amino-acid sequence MLSAFRSFVRLLVLLAVPAFAAEPTVWGEGAMVKVRPDAEPRTQAEVHLTAARNEFVSFQVALHGGASGLRGVRASLPGLEGPASIGGTDVTLYRQDFLTTTRRSVPEAQLGRWPDALVPDTDEVAGEARRAFPFDVTPGEARAIWVDVHVPDVSPPGDYVGTVAVEADGGFRAQVAVRLTVVDAELPSTPSLATAFLLWPPHVCRAHFGREDCTPAELEPLLTRYQLMALEHRITLSSLFPRSPWPPDWKAFEATWGPYLDGSVESRLPGARMTSIQYVGPPTAEGLADFAAHLRARGWLERAYDYVGDEPPYGTPFAEVRSRAELARQAAPGLRTLVTTNARELKRHELEGLIDLAVPLVNHMDGAEGPFKGDQRTAYADFLKRPGADLWLYQSCMSHGCAYGTNAPENKPGVGWPSYMVDRSAAKARAMEWVTFLAGGTGELYYQTVGMLTSAWTDQFRFNGNGDGTLFYPGTPARIGGSTDVPVASLRLKLIRLGVQDFEWLKAVSDAGDPDFARRVARELIPAASRVSDDGAAFEAARLKLIQRYLELTGGTEEDSDVAGPPPESRPELPPPEEAPVAAGVDSEAAAKGGCSTGGGPTALAGMLGLLGVAFRSSRRARVPVRARRGR; translated from the coding sequence ATGCTCTCCGCCTTCCGAAGCTTCGTGCGCCTCCTGGTGCTGCTTGCCGTACCGGCCTTCGCAGCCGAGCCCACCGTCTGGGGAGAGGGGGCCATGGTGAAGGTGCGTCCGGACGCCGAGCCGCGCACCCAGGCCGAGGTCCACCTCACCGCGGCACGCAATGAGTTCGTGTCCTTCCAGGTGGCGCTGCACGGTGGGGCCTCGGGGCTTCGTGGGGTGCGCGCGTCGCTGCCCGGTCTGGAGGGCCCCGCGAGCATCGGCGGCACGGACGTGACGCTGTACCGCCAGGACTTCCTCACCACCACGCGCCGCTCCGTTCCGGAAGCCCAGCTGGGGCGCTGGCCGGACGCACTGGTTCCGGATACGGATGAGGTGGCGGGCGAGGCTCGGCGGGCCTTCCCCTTCGACGTCACGCCTGGCGAGGCCCGCGCCATCTGGGTGGACGTGCACGTGCCCGACGTCAGCCCGCCGGGGGACTACGTGGGCACCGTGGCGGTGGAGGCGGATGGGGGCTTCCGCGCCCAGGTGGCCGTGCGCCTCACGGTGGTGGACGCGGAGTTGCCGAGCACGCCGTCTCTGGCCACGGCCTTCCTGCTATGGCCTCCGCATGTGTGTCGCGCGCACTTCGGACGCGAGGACTGCACTCCTGCCGAGCTGGAGCCGCTGCTGACCCGCTATCAGCTGATGGCGCTGGAGCATCGCATCACCCTGTCGAGCCTCTTTCCTCGCAGCCCGTGGCCGCCGGACTGGAAGGCCTTCGAGGCGACGTGGGGCCCGTACCTGGACGGCAGCGTGGAGTCGCGCCTGCCCGGCGCGCGCATGACGAGCATCCAGTATGTGGGGCCGCCCACGGCGGAGGGGTTGGCGGACTTCGCCGCGCACCTGCGCGCTCGTGGGTGGCTCGAGCGGGCGTATGACTACGTGGGCGACGAGCCGCCGTACGGCACGCCCTTCGCGGAGGTGCGCTCGCGCGCGGAGCTGGCGCGGCAGGCGGCTCCGGGGTTGCGCACGCTGGTGACGACGAACGCGCGTGAGCTGAAGCGGCACGAGTTGGAGGGGCTCATCGACCTGGCGGTGCCACTGGTCAACCACATGGACGGTGCGGAAGGGCCGTTCAAGGGAGACCAGCGGACGGCGTACGCGGACTTCCTGAAGCGGCCCGGCGCGGACCTGTGGCTGTACCAGAGCTGCATGAGTCACGGCTGCGCGTATGGCACCAACGCGCCGGAGAACAAGCCGGGGGTAGGTTGGCCCTCGTACATGGTGGACCGCTCGGCGGCGAAGGCGCGCGCGATGGAGTGGGTGACGTTCCTGGCAGGTGGGACGGGCGAGCTGTACTACCAGACGGTGGGGATGCTCACGTCGGCGTGGACGGACCAGTTCCGCTTCAACGGCAACGGCGACGGGACGCTCTTCTATCCGGGGACGCCCGCGAGGATTGGCGGGAGCACGGACGTGCCGGTGGCGTCGCTGCGCCTGAAGCTCATCCGCCTGGGCGTGCAGGACTTCGAGTGGCTGAAGGCCGTGAGCGATGCGGGAGACCCGGACTTCGCGCGGCGGGTGGCGCGGGAGCTCATTCCGGCCGCCTCGCGCGTCTCGGATGATGGTGCGGCCTTCGAGGCCGCACGGCTCAAGCTGATTCAGCGCTACCTGGAGCTGACCGGTGGCACGGAGGAGGATTCGGACGTGGCCGGGCCGCCGCCTGAGTCGCGGCCCGAGCTGCCTCCGCCGGAGGAGGCGCCCGTGGCCGCGGGAGTCGACTCCGAAGCCGCGGCGAAGGGCGGGTGCAGCACGGGCGGTGGCCCCACGGCGCTGGCCGGGATGCTGGGGCTCCTGGGCGTCGCGTTCAGGTCGTCCCGCCGTGCGCGCGTGCCAGTCCGTGCGCGGCGGGGTCGGTAG
- a CDS encoding oxidoreductase has protein sequence MSKVWFITGSSRGLGRDLSKAVLAAGHRLIATARKPEQLRELIEQYGERVLPVALDVTDAAAARAAVARAVSVFGRIDVVVNNAGYANLSSIEDVAEDDFREQFETNFFGVMNVTRAVLPVLRAQRDGHILQVSSIGGRTGSPGLASYQAAKWAVEGFSEVLAKEVAPLGIRVTIIEPGGFRTDWAGASMRVDTVSDAYKPTVGAFMENVRKHADAIRGDPAKAARAILQLASEPQPPLRLLLGSDAVFLAEVVAAQRAEEDARWKTLSQSTDYDGLVDFAETPVARMLLTKRS, from the coding sequence ATGTCGAAGGTCTGGTTCATCACTGGAAGCTCTCGCGGTCTCGGTCGCGACCTCTCGAAGGCCGTGCTGGCAGCCGGCCACCGTCTCATCGCCACGGCACGCAAGCCGGAGCAACTGCGAGAGCTCATCGAGCAATACGGCGAGCGGGTACTCCCGGTCGCGCTCGATGTGACTGACGCCGCCGCCGCGCGTGCGGCCGTCGCCAGGGCCGTCTCCGTCTTCGGTCGCATCGACGTCGTCGTCAACAACGCGGGCTACGCGAACCTGAGCTCCATCGAGGACGTGGCGGAGGACGACTTCCGCGAGCAGTTCGAGACGAACTTCTTCGGGGTCATGAACGTCACGCGCGCGGTGCTGCCCGTGCTGCGTGCCCAGCGCGACGGGCACATCCTCCAGGTCTCCTCCATCGGCGGGCGCACGGGGAGCCCCGGGCTCGCGTCCTACCAGGCCGCGAAGTGGGCCGTGGAGGGCTTCTCGGAGGTCCTCGCGAAAGAGGTCGCTCCGCTCGGCATCCGGGTGACCATCATCGAGCCCGGCGGCTTCCGCACCGACTGGGCGGGCGCGTCGATGCGCGTGGACACGGTCAGCGACGCGTACAAGCCGACCGTCGGTGCGTTCATGGAGAATGTCCGCAAGCACGCCGACGCCATTCGCGGCGACCCCGCGAAGGCCGCGCGGGCCATCCTCCAGCTTGCGTCGGAGCCGCAGCCCCCGCTCCGGCTCCTCCTCGGCTCCGACGCCGTGTTCCTCGCGGAAGTCGTCGCCGCGCAGCGCGCGGAGGAAGATGCCCGGTGGAAGACGCTCAGCCAGTCGACGGACTACGATGGCCTGGTGGACTTCGCCGAAACCCCCGTCGCCAGGATGCTGCTCACGAAGAGGAGTTGA
- a CDS encoding AraC family transcriptional regulator → MRADLVPVPSGLIDRFAALGIDIERLLRHAGILLSRFQEPKAHLTTREFMAFWHAVEAVGGGRDVGLRVGSEARSHQYDVASMAALHSPTFGEAMKKFARYKRVVCPEEVTVEVDKGEARLRFHWVLAEGPLPMFLVDATFASTLTLARRGTGKPLVPRRLELARRHSDAALLTRHFGCGVRFDAPVDLLVFDAQALDEPFVTHNADLLTLLVPGLEAALNERLGHRTLADDVRAALRRGMSGGRPSVDKLARELHLSPRTLQRRLGEGGTTYQGLLDEVRHESARRLLASTDLDASEVAFLLGYEELNSFVRAFHGWEGTTPGRWRGAERSRA, encoded by the coding sequence GTGCGCGCCGACCTCGTCCCCGTACCGAGCGGCCTGATTGACCGCTTCGCGGCGCTCGGCATCGACATCGAGCGTCTACTGCGGCATGCCGGCATCCTGCTCTCGCGGTTCCAGGAGCCCAAGGCGCACCTGACCACCCGCGAGTTCATGGCGTTCTGGCATGCCGTGGAAGCCGTCGGGGGCGGGCGAGACGTCGGCCTGCGGGTGGGTTCCGAGGCACGGTCGCACCAGTACGACGTCGCGTCGATGGCCGCGCTCCACTCGCCGACCTTCGGAGAGGCGATGAAGAAGTTCGCACGGTACAAGCGCGTCGTCTGCCCGGAAGAAGTCACCGTCGAGGTCGACAAGGGCGAGGCGCGGCTCCGCTTCCATTGGGTGCTGGCCGAAGGCCCATTGCCGATGTTCCTGGTGGATGCCACGTTCGCCTCGACGCTCACGCTCGCCCGCCGTGGCACGGGCAAGCCGCTCGTCCCGCGGCGTCTCGAGCTCGCGAGGCGTCACTCCGACGCGGCGCTGCTCACCCGCCACTTCGGGTGCGGCGTCCGCTTCGACGCGCCCGTCGACCTCCTCGTCTTCGACGCGCAAGCACTGGACGAACCGTTCGTGACCCACAACGCGGACCTGCTGACGCTCCTCGTGCCAGGGCTCGAGGCCGCGCTGAACGAGCGACTGGGACACCGTACGCTGGCGGATGACGTCCGGGCGGCGCTCCGTCGGGGCATGAGTGGCGGACGCCCCTCCGTGGACAAGCTGGCCAGGGAGCTGCACCTGAGCCCCCGCACGCTCCAGCGCCGGCTCGGGGAAGGAGGGACGACCTATCAAGGACTGCTCGACGAGGTGCGCCACGAGTCCGCGCGTCGGCTTCTCGCGAGCACCGACCTCGACGCCAGCGAAGTTGCGTTCCTGCTGGGCTACGAGGAGCTGAACTCGTTCGTCCGTGCGTTCCACGGGTGGGAGGGCACGACGCCTGGCCGCTGGCGTGGGGCCGAGCGCAGTCGAGCCTGA